A region of Camelus dromedarius isolate mCamDro1 chromosome 22, mCamDro1.pat, whole genome shotgun sequence DNA encodes the following proteins:
- the DKK4 gene encoding dickkopf-related protein 4, protein MVAVVLLGLGWLCAPLGALVLDFNNIKSSADAQGARKGSQCLSDKDCSTRKFCLRPQDEKPFCATCRGLRRRCQRDAMCCPGSLCVNDVCTAMEDATLILERQTDDQDDLDTKGTTEHPSRENKPKRKPNIKNSQDSKGQEGGSCLRTSDCGPGLCCARHFWTKICKPVLLEGQVCSRRGHKEPAQAPEIFQRCDCGPGLSCRSPGAGTRQSARLRVCQKI, encoded by the exons ATGGTGGCAGTGGTCCTGCTGGGGCTCGGCTGGCTGTGCGCTCCCCTGGGGGCTCTGGTTCTGGATTTCAACAACATCAAGAGCTCTGCGGACGCGCAGGGGGCTCGGAAG GGTTCACAGTGCTTGTCTGACAAGGACTGCAGTACCAGGAAGTTCTGTCTCAGACCCCAAGATGAGAAGCCATTCTGTGCTACCTGTCGTGGACTGCGGAGGCGGTGCCAGCGGGATGCCATGTGTTGCCCGGGGTCGCTCTGCGTGAACG ATGTTTGTACTGCAATGGAAGATGCCACCCTGATACTGGAAAGGCAGACTGATGACCAAGATGACTTGGATACAAAAGGAACAACTGAGCATCCCTCGCGGGAAAACAAACCCAAGAGGAAGCCAAATATTAAAAACTCACAAGACAGTAAGG gacaggagggaggaagctGCCTCAGAACATCCGACTGCGGACCTGGGCTTTGCTGTGCTCGTCACTTTTGGACTAAAATCTGCAAGCCAGTCCTGCTGGAGGGACAGGTCTGCTCCAGGAGAGGGCACAAAGAGCCTGCCCAAGCTCCAGAAATCTTCCAGCGTTGTGACTGTGGTCCTGGACTGTCCTGTCGAAGTCCAGGGGCTGGCACCCGCCAGAGCGCACGGTTAAGAGTGTGCCAGAAAATCTAA